Proteins from one Arthrobacter sp. Soc17.1.1.1 genomic window:
- a CDS encoding LCP family glycopolymer transferase: MITGTRVSSTDTTGSAGLTNPVRYPEGAPPEVRTKRAFVLLALTLVLPGSAQVVAGDRRLGRRALRATFTCWALIVLGLVLTLTDRTLAVGLVTHRWWSLALIVALLAVALGWALLFVNTLRLIRMPLLERRVRPLVAGALALLMVLTSGSLAYGAYVLGVGRSTVGSIFQSGPAFDPVDGRYNFLLMGGDAGEDRTGRRPDSISVISVDAETGATVTFSIPRNFQNAQFSEDSPLWEVYPDGYNCGDPCIINSLYTDVTQSYPDLYPGAADPGAEAMMDAASGVLGIEVQSYLLVDMNGFEQLVDAMGGIRIDAGGWVPITAAEIPGTDPIRHYPPDGWIKPGVQTLDGYHALWYARSREFVTDYDRISRQQCVQQAMIAQLDPATVLTRFQSIAAAGTQIVETDISQDQLAGFVDLGLKAKGQETRRLTIGPPDFGTPAENFATYPDFDLIHERVQGMFADGAAPAADAPLQLERAGMVSPVQVPAQVPAQTTDDGITEEYLQELATIGDDATLGDLLADNGQCSPA, from the coding sequence GTGATCACCGGCACCCGCGTGAGCAGCACGGACACCACCGGCTCCGCCGGACTCACCAATCCCGTCCGCTACCCGGAGGGGGCGCCGCCCGAGGTCCGCACGAAGCGTGCGTTCGTCCTGCTCGCCCTGACCCTCGTGCTGCCCGGTTCCGCGCAGGTCGTCGCCGGCGACCGGCGGCTGGGCCGCCGGGCCCTCAGGGCCACGTTCACGTGCTGGGCGCTGATCGTCCTCGGACTCGTCCTCACCCTCACGGACCGCACCCTCGCGGTGGGCCTCGTCACCCACCGCTGGTGGTCCCTCGCGTTGATCGTCGCGCTCCTGGCGGTCGCCCTCGGCTGGGCGCTGCTGTTCGTCAACACGCTGCGGCTCATCCGGATGCCCCTGCTCGAGCGCCGCGTGCGGCCCCTCGTGGCCGGCGCCCTGGCGCTCCTCATGGTCCTCACCAGCGGGTCGCTCGCCTACGGCGCCTACGTGCTCGGCGTCGGCCGGTCGACGGTGGGGTCGATCTTCCAGTCCGGCCCCGCGTTCGACCCCGTGGACGGCCGGTACAACTTCCTGCTCATGGGCGGCGACGCGGGCGAGGACCGCACGGGCCGGCGCCCGGACAGCATCTCCGTGATCAGCGTGGACGCCGAGACCGGCGCCACCGTGACGTTCAGCATCCCCCGCAACTTCCAGAACGCCCAGTTCTCCGAGGACTCCCCGCTCTGGGAGGTCTACCCCGACGGCTACAACTGCGGCGATCCCTGCATCATCAACAGCCTCTACACGGACGTCACGCAGAGCTACCCGGACCTGTACCCGGGCGCCGCGGACCCCGGGGCCGAGGCCATGATGGACGCCGCGAGCGGCGTGCTCGGCATCGAGGTGCAGTCCTACCTCCTCGTCGACATGAACGGCTTCGAGCAGCTCGTGGACGCCATGGGCGGCATCAGGATCGACGCCGGCGGCTGGGTGCCGATCACCGCCGCGGAGATCCCCGGCACCGACCCGATCCGCCACTACCCGCCCGACGGCTGGATCAAGCCGGGCGTGCAGACGCTCGACGGGTACCACGCCCTCTGGTACGCGAGGTCGCGGGAGTTCGTGACGGATTATGACCGCATCTCCCGCCAGCAGTGCGTCCAGCAGGCCATGATCGCGCAGCTCGACCCCGCCACCGTGCTCACGCGCTTCCAGTCGATCGCCGCCGCGGGCACGCAGATCGTCGAGACGGACATCTCCCAGGACCAGCTGGCCGGCTTCGTGGACCTCGGCCTCAAGGCGAAGGGACAGGAGACCCGCCGCCTGACCATCGGCCCCCCGGACTTCGGCACCCCCGCGGAGAACTTCGCGACCTACCCGGACTTCGACCTCATCCACGAGCGCGTGCAGGGCATGTTCGCGGACGGTGCCGCTCCCGCGGCCGACGCCCCGCTGCAGCTCGAACGCGCGGGCATGGTCTCCCCCGTGCAGGTCCCGGCCCAGGTCCCGGCCCAGACCACGGACGACGGCATCACCGAGGAGTACCTGCAGGAGCTCGCCACCATCGGCGACGACGCGACCCTCGGCGATCTGCTGGCCGACAACGGGCAGTGCTCCCCCGCCTGA
- the purE gene encoding 5-(carboxyamino)imidazole ribonucleotide mutase → MGSDSDWPVMEAAAAALAEFSIPYEADVVSAHRMPDAMIEYGRTAADRGLRVLIAGAGGAAHLPGMLASVTPLPVIGVPVPLRYLDGMDSLLSIVQMPAGVPVATVSIGGARNAGLLAVRILAAGSGDHAAALRAQLVEFAGALRTTAEEKGAALRSRIAASTADDE, encoded by the coding sequence ATGGGGTCGGACTCGGACTGGCCCGTGATGGAGGCCGCAGCGGCCGCGCTGGCCGAGTTCTCGATCCCCTACGAGGCCGACGTCGTCTCCGCCCACCGCATGCCCGACGCCATGATCGAGTACGGGCGGACGGCTGCCGACCGGGGCCTGCGCGTCCTCATCGCCGGCGCCGGCGGTGCGGCGCACCTCCCCGGGATGCTCGCCTCCGTGACGCCGCTGCCCGTGATCGGTGTGCCCGTGCCCCTGCGCTACCTCGACGGCATGGACTCCCTGCTGTCGATCGTCCAGATGCCCGCCGGCGTGCCCGTGGCCACGGTGTCGATCGGGGGCGCCCGCAACGCCGGGCTGCTCGCCGTCCGCATCCTGGCCGCCGGGTCCGGCGACCACGCCGCGGCGCTCCGCGCGCAGCTCGTCGAGTTCGCCGGCGCCCTGCGGACGACCGCGGAGGAGAAGGGCGCCGCCCTGCGCTCCCGCATCGCGGCCTCCACGGCGGACGACGAGTGA
- a CDS encoding 5-(carboxyamino)imidazole ribonucleotide synthase has translation MTFPVIGVIGGGQLARMMAGPAVELGLQLRVLAEGPDVSAVAAVAHAEVGDYRNLGTLRAFAAGVDVVTFDHEHVPGELLEELARDGVALHPAPSALRHAQDKLVMRQAVEDLGLPNPAWRAVRTAGDVEAFAAAAGWPVVLKTPRGGYDGKGVLVVRDAGSLAAAASWFTGGELLVEQFVPFSRELSVLVARRPSGDAVTWPVVESIQVDSVCDEVLAPAPELPRAVADAVTAAALRLAERLGATGVMAVELFETPGTGAGYLINELAMRPHNSGHWTMDGAATGQFEQHLRAVLDLPLGATHALAEHAVMKNVLGGSNTDIYSAYPSALSSGPSAKVHFYGKGVRPGRKIGHVNALAAPGEPLDAVRARASRVAAILRDGTEPPSSENTPPKGMQ, from the coding sequence GTGACTTTTCCCGTGATAGGCGTGATCGGCGGCGGCCAGCTGGCCCGGATGATGGCCGGTCCCGCCGTCGAGCTCGGCCTCCAACTCCGTGTCCTGGCCGAGGGGCCGGACGTCTCCGCGGTGGCCGCCGTGGCCCACGCCGAGGTCGGCGACTACCGGAACCTCGGCACGCTGCGCGCCTTCGCCGCGGGCGTGGACGTGGTGACCTTCGACCACGAGCACGTGCCCGGCGAACTGCTGGAGGAACTCGCCCGCGACGGCGTCGCCCTCCACCCGGCGCCGTCCGCCCTCCGCCATGCCCAGGACAAACTCGTGATGCGGCAGGCGGTCGAGGACCTCGGCCTGCCGAACCCCGCCTGGCGGGCCGTCCGAACGGCCGGCGACGTCGAGGCCTTCGCGGCTGCGGCGGGGTGGCCCGTGGTCCTGAAGACGCCGCGCGGCGGGTACGACGGCAAGGGCGTGCTCGTGGTGCGCGACGCCGGGAGCCTCGCGGCCGCCGCGTCGTGGTTCACCGGCGGCGAGCTCCTCGTCGAGCAGTTCGTGCCCTTCAGCCGTGAACTCTCCGTGCTCGTGGCGCGGCGCCCGTCCGGCGACGCCGTGACGTGGCCGGTCGTCGAATCCATCCAGGTGGACAGCGTGTGCGACGAGGTCCTCGCGCCCGCCCCCGAGCTCCCCCGCGCAGTCGCCGACGCCGTCACGGCAGCCGCGCTGCGTCTCGCCGAACGCCTGGGAGCCACGGGCGTGATGGCGGTGGAGCTCTTCGAGACCCCCGGCACCGGAGCCGGCTACCTGATCAACGAGCTCGCCATGCGCCCGCACAACTCGGGGCACTGGACCATGGACGGCGCCGCCACGGGCCAGTTCGAGCAGCACCTGCGGGCGGTGCTCGACCTCCCGCTCGGTGCCACGCACGCCCTCGCCGAGCACGCGGTCATGAAGAACGTGCTCGGCGGTTCCAACACCGACATCTACTCGGCCTACCCGTCGGCCCTGTCCTCAGGTCCGTCCGCTAAGGTGCACTTCTACGGCAAGGGCGTACGTCCCGGCCGCAAGATCGGTCATGTGAACGCGCTGGCGGCTCCCGGGGAGCCGCTCGACGCCGTGCGCGCGAGGGCCTCGAGGGTTGCCGCGATCCTCCGCGACGGCACGGAGCCGCCCTCCTCCGAGAACACTCCACCGAAGGGAATGCAGTGA
- a CDS encoding GtrA family protein: MDRIRGLASLFWREVAKFGAVGGVAFVIDNGLYWYLIHGPMSGSEVKARFVSAGVATIFAWVANRYWTFRHRRQPNAARELAMFVFINVIGMGIAAGCVAVAKYGFAVEAPRALFFVGIFGTVLATLVRFVAYRFWVFNAELDAEPEFSHDKELLHPRTGALHQQEAVPAEGERTPAPGSPAAPGAPGEPVRQSPAGP; this comes from the coding sequence ATGGACAGGATCAGGGGCCTCGCATCCCTCTTCTGGCGCGAGGTGGCGAAGTTCGGCGCCGTCGGAGGCGTGGCCTTCGTGATCGACAACGGGCTGTACTGGTACCTGATCCACGGGCCCATGAGCGGCAGCGAGGTCAAGGCGCGCTTCGTCTCGGCGGGCGTCGCGACGATCTTCGCGTGGGTGGCGAACCGCTACTGGACGTTCCGCCACCGCCGCCAGCCCAACGCCGCCCGCGAGCTCGCCATGTTCGTGTTCATCAACGTCATCGGCATGGGGATCGCCGCCGGGTGCGTGGCGGTCGCGAAGTACGGCTTCGCCGTCGAGGCGCCGCGTGCCCTGTTCTTCGTCGGGATCTTCGGCACGGTACTCGCCACGCTGGTGCGCTTCGTCGCCTACCGCTTCTGGGTCTTCAACGCCGAGCTCGACGCCGAGCCCGAGTTCAGCCACGACAAGGAGCTCCTCCACCCGCGGACCGGCGCGCTGCACCAGCAGGAAGCGGTCCCCGCGGAGGGGGAGCGGACGCCCGCCCCGGGGTCGCCGGCGGCACCGGGCGCACCGGGAGAACCGGTCAGGCAGTCCCCAGCCGGCCCGTGA
- a CDS encoding TIGR03089 family protein encodes MPQTPAGILSTMRSVSPSSPRLVWHGQDGRIELSGRVFDNWVAKSSNLLVDELDATETSRIALDLPPHWKSLALAFACWQVGALVVLPEEAGSPPDADIVLSSRPDPGTAPSGQLVCVALGSLALGWDGPLPRGAVDFAAEVRSHGDVYQGRSVDGDAPLLRAGGRTLLARDLLDSVTLPADPGDTDGRTLLLEPGAGLERALAAALAVWAQGGVLVLVEDGLPVTDRLLTGERVTGRLGTA; translated from the coding sequence ATGCCACAGACACCCGCAGGCATCCTGTCCACCATGAGGTCCGTCAGCCCCTCCTCGCCCCGCCTCGTCTGGCACGGACAGGACGGCCGGATCGAGCTGTCGGGACGCGTCTTCGACAACTGGGTGGCCAAGAGCAGCAACCTCCTCGTCGACGAGCTCGACGCGACGGAGACCAGCCGGATCGCCCTCGACCTGCCCCCGCACTGGAAGTCCCTCGCCCTCGCGTTCGCCTGCTGGCAGGTCGGCGCACTCGTGGTCCTGCCGGAGGAGGCGGGGTCCCCGCCCGATGCGGACATCGTCCTGTCCTCGCGCCCCGATCCCGGGACCGCGCCGTCGGGCCAGCTGGTCTGCGTGGCGCTCGGCTCGCTCGCCCTGGGCTGGGACGGCCCGCTACCGCGGGGGGCCGTGGACTTCGCCGCGGAGGTGAGGTCGCACGGCGACGTCTACCAGGGGCGGTCCGTCGACGGCGACGCCCCCCTGCTGCGGGCGGGCGGCCGGACCCTGCTGGCGCGGGACCTGCTGGACAGCGTCACCCTGCCGGCGGACCCGGGCGACACCGACGGGCGCACCCTGCTGCTGGAGCCCGGCGCCGGCCTCGAGCGGGCCCTCGCCGCGGCGCTGGCCGTCTGGGCTCAGGGCGGCGTGCTCGTGCTCGTCGAGGACGGCCTGCCAGTTACCGATCGCCTGCTGACCGGCGAGCGCGTCACGGGCCGGCTGGGGACTGCCTGA
- a CDS encoding WhiB family transcriptional regulator, with protein MGQAERTHARPDIAAQASARYGSRGVPADWFLDPADPLAGERYRDARSPLEDQATAFLAAHEALAALPEVGGPSSLLVLPTVAPGSFGILPGVHEDARPAPAGRPGWPGQPMAPGNVDDDGELSWQADALCAQTDPEAFFPEKGGSTRDAKKVCGSCMVRSECLEYALENDERFGIWGGLSERERRRLRKRAV; from the coding sequence ATGGGGCAGGCAGAACGCACTCACGCACGACCAGATATCGCGGCGCAGGCATCAGCGCGCTACGGATCGAGGGGCGTTCCTGCCGACTGGTTCCTGGACCCGGCCGATCCCCTGGCGGGCGAGCGCTACCGGGACGCCCGGTCCCCGCTCGAGGACCAGGCCACCGCCTTCCTCGCCGCCCACGAGGCTCTCGCAGCACTTCCCGAGGTGGGCGGCCCCAGCAGCCTCCTCGTCCTCCCGACCGTGGCCCCCGGGTCCTTCGGCATCCTGCCCGGCGTGCACGAGGATGCCCGCCCGGCTCCCGCCGGCCGTCCCGGCTGGCCCGGCCAGCCCATGGCTCCCGGGAACGTCGACGACGACGGCGAACTCTCCTGGCAGGCCGACGCCCTGTGCGCGCAGACCGACCCCGAGGCCTTCTTCCCCGAGAAGGGCGGGTCCACCCGCGACGCCAAGAAGGTCTGCGGCTCGTGCATGGTGAGATCCGAGTGCCTCGAGTATGCGCTCGAGAACGACGAGCGCTTCGGCATCTGGGGCGGACTCTCGGAGCGCGAGCGGCGCAGGTTGCGGAAGCGAGCGGTCTGA